DNA from Campylobacter sp. RM5004:
ATAAAGGTAAGCTAATAAGAGCGAATGGCGGATGCCTTGGCAGACAGAGGCGATGAAGGACGTACTAGACTGCGATAAGCTACGAGGAGCCGTCAAGGGGCATTAATTCGTAGATTTCCGAATGGGGCAACCCAATACATAGAGATATGTATTACCATATATGGAGCGAACGTTGGGAATTGAAACATCTTAGTACCAACAGGAAAAGAAATCAATAGAGATTACGCTAGTAGCGGCGAGCGAAAGCGTAAGAGGGCAAACCACTAGTTTACTAGTGGGGTTGTAGGACTGCAATAAAGACTAAGCAAAGATAGTAGAACAAGTTGGAAAGCTTGAGCGTAGAGGGTGATACTCCCGTACATAAAATCTTTACTTTACTTAGCAGTATCCTGAGTAGGGCGAGACACGTGAAATCTTGTCTGAAGCTGGGTCGACCACGATCCAACCCTAAATACTAATGTCTGACCGATAGTGTACAAGTACCGTGAGGGAAAGGTGAAAAGAACTGAGGTGATCAGAGTGAAATAGAACCTGAAACCATTTGCTTACAATCATTCAGAGCACTATGTAGCAATACAGTGTGATGGACTGCCTTTTGCATAATGAGCCTGCGAGTTGTGGTGTCTGGCAAGGTTAAGCTAACGTGAAGCCGTAGCGAAAGCGAGTCTTAATAGGGCGATAAGTCAGATGCTGCAGACCCGAAACGAAGTGATCTATCCATGAGCAGGTTGAAGCTAGTGTAAGAGCTAGTGGAGGACCCAACCGACGGCCATTGAAACGGCTCCGGATGACTTGTGGATAGGGGTGAAAGGCCAATCAAACTTCGTGATAGCTGGTTCTCTCCGAAATATATTTAGGTATAGCGTTGTGTAGTAGCTATAAGGGGTAGAGCACTGAATGGGCTAGGGCATACACCAATGTACCAAACCCTATCAAACTCCGAATACTTATAGTGTAATCACAGCAGTCAGGCGGCGAGTGATAAAATCCGTCGTCGAGAGGGGAACAACCCAGACTACCAGCTAAGGTCCCTAAATCTTATTTGAGTGGAAAACGATGTGAAGTTACTTTAACAACCAGGAGGTTGGCTTAGAAGCAGCCATCCTTTAAAGAAAGCGTAATAGCTCACTGGTCTAGTGATTTTGCGCGGAAAATATAACGGGGCTAAAATAAGTACCGAAGCTGTAGACTTAGTTTTTACTAAGTGGTAGGAGAGCGTTCTATAGGCGTTGAAGATGTACCGGTAAGGAGCGTTGGAGCGTATAGAAGTGAGCATGCAGGCATGAGTAGCGATAATTAATGTGAGAATCATTAACGCCGTAAACCCAAGGTTTCCTACGCGATGCTCGTCATCGTAGGGTTAGTCGGGTCCTAAGCAAAGTCCGAAAGGGGTATGCGATGGAAAATTGGTTAATATTCCAATACCAACATTATTGTGCGATGGAAGGACGCTTAGGGCTAAGCAAGCTAGCTGATGGAAGTGCTAGTCTAAGGTCGTAGGTTGTTATACAGGCAAATCCGTGTAACGTTAGACCGAGAACTGAAAGGCTTTCTGAAGTCTTCGGATGGAAGGAAGAATTGCTGATGCCGTCGAGCCAAGAAAAGTTTCTAAGTTTAGATAATGTTGCCCGTACCGTAAACCGACACAGGTGGGTGGGATGAGTATTCTAAGGCGCGTGGAAGAACTCTCTTTAAGGAACTCTGCAAAATAGCACCGTATCTTCGGTATAAGGTGTGGTTAGCCTTGTATTAGGATTTACTCCGAAAGCAAGGAAACTTACAACAAAGAGTCCCTCCCGACTGTTTACCAAAAACACAGCACTCTGCTAACACGTAAGTGGATGTATAGGGTGTGACGCCTGCCCGGTGCTCGAAGGTTAATTGATGGGGTCAGCAGCAATGCGAAGCTCTTGATCGAAGCCCGAGTAAACGGCGGCCGTAACTATAACGGTCCTAAGGTAGCGAAATTCCTTGTCGATTAAATATCGACCTGCATGAATGGCGTAACGAGATGGGAGCTGTCTCAAAGAGGGATCCAGTGAAATTGTAGTGGAGGTGAAAATTCCTCCTACCCGCGGCAAGACGGAAAGACCCCGTGGACCTTTACTACAGCTTGACACTGCTACTTGGATAAGAATGTGCAGGATAGGTGGGAGGCTTTGAGTTATAGACGCCAGTTTATAATGAGCCATCGTTGAGATACCACTCTTTCTTATTCGGGTAGCTAACTAGCGTGAGTTATCCTCACGTAGGACAATGTCTGGTGGGTAGTTTGACTGGGGCGGTCGCCTCCCAAAAAATAACGGAGGCTTACAAAGGTTGGTTCAAAACGGTTGGAAATCGTTTGTAGAGTATAAAGGCATAAACCAGCTTAACTGCAAGACAAACACGTCAAGCAGAGACGAAAGTCGGTCTTAGTGATCCGGTGGTTCTGTGTGGAAGGGCCATCGCTCAAAGGATAAAAGGTACCCCGGGGATAACAGGCTGATCTCCCCCAAGAGCTCACATCGACGGGGAGGTTTGGCACCTCGATGTCGGCTCATCGCATCCTGGGGCTGGAGCAGGTCCCAAGGGTATGGCTGTTCGCCATTTAAAGCGGTACGCGAGCTGGGTTCAGAACGTCGTGAGACAGTTCGGTCCCTATCTGCCGTGGGCGTAAGAAGATTGAAGAGATTTGACCCTAGTACGAGAGGACCGGGTTGAACGAACCACTGGTGTAGCTGTTGTTCTGCCAAGAGCATCGCAGCGTAGCTAAGTTCGGATGTGATAAGAGCTGAAAGCATCTAAGCTCGAAGCCAACTCTAAGATGAATCTTCTCTTAAGGTCGCAGCAAGACTAGCTGCTTGATAGGTTGGGTGTGTAAGTGGTGAAAGCCATTTAGCTGACCAATACTAATAGACCGTCCGCTTACTTTAAATAAGCATTACTTCCTTGCTAAGGTTTATTACTTTAGTAAGTTTAAGAGTTTAAATTACTTGCTTTTAACATTGTTATTTAAGTTTATTAAAAACTAATAGATTTAAATAACAATGTCCGTGATTATACAAATGTGGTAACGCCTTGTCCCATCCCGAACCAAGAAGCTAAGCACATTGTGGGCGATGATACTGCACCTTACTGGTATGGGGAAAGTAGCTCGTTGCGGACTTGTTAAAATCTTTTTTAACTCCTTTCTTTTTAATAATAATTAATTTTACATATTTATTTTTTTAAATCAATTTTATATTTATTTATTTTTTTAAAAACGGGATAGGGCTAGAAGGTGTTTTTATTGCATTTTTCTGGTTTTTATGGTTGTTGTTTTTATTGAATTCTTTTTTTAATTTAATTTTTTAATTTAGCTACTATCTTTTTAAAAGGTTGGTGGTGAGTGCTAAATTATGCTTTAAGAATTTATATGGATTAGTTTTTGATAGTAAATTATAGAGATTATAATTAGTAAAAAGTTATATAAGGGAAATAAAATGGCATTTAAAGATGAGAAAGCTAGAAAAAGGTTTTTTGCTATAAAAATATAGTAGTTATCAATGATAAGACTAATAAAAATTAAGAATAGATTTAATGAAGAGGTTAAATAAGATTAACTTGTTTGGAAATATTAATCAAAATAAATACTAAAATTTATAAAATTAATTTTAATAATTATTTAAACTATAAATAATTTAATTAGTTTATTTTAAAGAAAATTTATTATATAAAAAGCCATTAAAATTATCTTTAAAACTAATTATAGATGGTTATTTGAGGAATATTGTTTAAATAAATTATATCACTAATAGTGTTGTTTTAATAGATATGCTAAATATATAAAGTAAAATAAGTTTTGTAAGAGAATAGAAATTTATATGTTTTACATAAATTATTAAAAAAGATTAAGGCCATGTAATTAATATTTTAAAAGCAATTTCTAATTTGTGTTTTTATTAATAGCTTTGTTTGGATTGTAATTATTTTTTATTAGATAGTTTTATTATTTAATAACATTTAGTTTTAGTATTGCTAAGATTTAGTATGATAATTTATTTTTTATATTAAAGTTTTAATGGTTTTTAAAAGTAGAGGATATTTTGTTTTAAAAATATTTTGAATTAAGTTCTTTTGTAATAATTAGATTGATTTTTAATTTATATAATTAGTTTTGATGAATAATCTAATTTTATTATAAAACTAAATACAGAGTAATTTATTTTGCTATTATGATAAGCCTTTAAAATGTATGATAAATGAAAGTTATTTTGTATTATTTTAATAGTTAAACAAATCATGCTAATTATAAGTGTTAAGATTAAAATTGCTATTTGAAAAATATCATTATCAAAAAAAATTATATATTATTTAGGTTTTAAGCAATTAAATACAGCAAATATTGTTAATTATTTATGCCATATTTGACAAAGTAATAACTATAGTTTATTATAAAGTTTTAATATAATTATTAAAAATTTATTATAAAAATTAAAAAAAGGATTTTCAATGAAAAAAAATATTTTAACTATTATTACAACTTGTGTGCTGTTTGGTACTTTATGTGCAAAAGATATATTAGATATTAACAATTTTGAAAAACATTACAATAATGATTTTATAGAAGGAGTTAAGGACTTAGAAATTGTTTTAAAAAACAATAAAGGTAAAAATGTATTAGAACCTTTTAAATGTAAAGAAAAACAAATGGTTATCACTTGTGAAAGTGATTTTTTAAGATTTGAACTTAATGAGCAAACTTTGTTTTCTACTGAAAAGATAAAAAATAGCACAAACATGCAGTATTTAGGAAAACAACAGGGTGAAATAACTATGAATGAATATTTTAAAGGAATTCCATCTACTAGTTACAATAATTTTAATTTGCAGTCTATTAAATTTGGAGAATTTATTTTTGGTTTAGCAGCACTTGCAACAATAAAAAATAAAGATATGTTATTTTTAACAAGATTAGCGAACGATACATATAATGCAAATATAAATTTTAATATCATAAACAATGATACTCAAAGAATGTCACTAACAATCAAGCTGATAAATAGTGATAAAAGTAACACGATAAGTATTCTTGCTGATTTTAAATTTGATAGTGAGTTTATAAATATATTAGATTTAAATAGTGTAAAATACAATGTAGAAGAGCAGTATATAAACGATCAATTTTTAACAATAAGCGATAGTCAAACTCAAGAACTCTATAATTCACTAGTATTAAAAAATTTCAATATTTACATAAGGTTTAAAGATGAACAACAACTAATATCAATGCTAAATAATTATAAGTATATTAACAATATAGATGAAATTATAGAATCTATAAAACAAACAAAAACTTTAGATATAAATATAAAGCCAAAAGAGTTTTATTTTGAAATAAAAAATAAAAATTTAGGATTAGATATTTTATCTATAACTATAAATGGCATCAATAGCAATATGCTTATTGCAGATATCTTACAAAATTTTAAATAAGCATACAAGGAACACATGTTATAGTGTGTTTCCTAAATTTATCATAGTATATATTTTTTTTCATTTAGCTTTAAAATTATCGTAAATAATACTAGCTTTGCAACCTTTTAACTTATCTAAAAAAATAATTAATTTATCACTAAATATCATTCATAAATTCACATATTTATTATTTTTAGCTCTTATGATTATAAAAATAAAAGAGATGAAAAGCGATAAAATATCAAAAAATAAATTAAATTTATTAATTACAAACATACTTACAAATAATGCTAATAAATAAACCAAAGCAAGGTTTTTATTAATAAAATAAGTAATCAAGCAAACTATCATAAGTGCTATTACATTAAAGCTACTATAAATATCAACGCTAATTATATTCAAATAAGCAAGTAAAAAAATAAAATTAATGCAAAACACAAACAAAGAGCTTTTAAAATCTATACACCTAGTTTGCTTAAAAATAATTAGCATTAGCAAATAAAGACTAATTATGCTTATATTTGAGAATATACTATAAGTAAAATCATTTATGCTTAGCTCATTATAGATATTTATATTTGTAAGAATTATTATAAAAAACATAGTAATAATTGACTTTATAGAATATTTTTTCACAAAAATTACAAAAATTGCTAGATAAAGTAAGGTATAAAGAGCGTGCATGCTTAATCCTTTAATAAATATTGTTTTAAATTAATAAAATCACGATTATGTGTATAAGAAATATAAAATGAATTATCATCATTAACAACACTTGCATAACTCATTTCGTCTCCTTTATCAATATCATAAAGCTTTGTAAAATTTGAGTTTTTGTCCATTAAAGCTAGGCTTAATGTATTTCGCAAGCCTGTTAAATCACTATTATAAACTAGATAGATTTTATTGTTTGCGTTAAATAAAGCCACTGAATTATCATAATTTTTAAGATTTGATTTTACTAAATCACTACATTTAAAGTATTTATCGCAAGTTAGAGTATATAAGTCATTATTAGCCTTTTTATCAGCTCTAAAAGTAAATAAGATTTTAGAATTATCTAAAGCCACAACGCTTGGTTGAAACAAGCCATTTTTGTTTGTAATCTTGTTAATTTTTAATAATTCTCCACTCTCATCAAAAACTAAAGCAAGAGAATATTTATTCAAAAGTTCATGATAAATAGGCAAAATAAAGCCTTGTTTATCGCTAAAGCTAATATTTATAGCATTGTTTTTCACCAAATGAGAGATATTTAAATAAGGGCTTAGATTAAGACTTTGTTTAAACTCAAAATCAATTATATTTATATCGCTTACATAATGATATATCTTGCTATTTGCCCAGCCGCCAAAACTAACGCCTACAACAAATAAATGAATTTTATCATTGCAAGTTACAAGAACAGGATTTCCTAATTTTTTGATATATTCTTTAGTATCACTCATGAGTTTTTGTCTATCTAGTAAAACAAATGCGTCACTGATTTTTTCATTATCTTTTAGATTTGCATATATTTTTACATCTTTAGCGCCTTCTTTAGAGCCTGCAAAATAAGTAATTAATAAATAATTATCTTTAAGCATTGTAAGGCTTGATGAGTGAAAACTTTTTGGATTTTTGGAGTTTGGGATTTGCTCGCTTTTTTCTTCTTTTATGTTTGTTTTTTGAAGGTTTGTATTTATTTCATATTCTAAATTTGAAAAATACCCCCCCCCCCATGCACAAATTATTGTGCTAATAAAAAATAAAATAAATTGTTTCATAATTTCCTTTCAAAATGATTTTGCTTAATCTAATACATAATTATTAATGTTTAGATTAAAAAAGGAATTTGAATAATTGTTTAATTAGTTTATAATGTTTAAAACTATTAAAGGATTTAACATGCAAAAAGAAAAAAGAACTAAGAAGTTTTTAAACTCAGTAGATATTACATTTTTTTTATTTTTATGCTTTTATATTAGCATTGACCCATATCAAAACGGAATAAATCAATCAAACATCGCAGCATTTTTACCAACAATTGCTGTTTTACTTCTAATGATTGCAAAAAACTTAAAAGAAAACGAAGTAATAGACCTTGAAAACAAACTAAAAGAAAAAGAAGAAGAGCTAAACAAACTTAAAAAGTAAATTCCTAATTCAAATTCCTTTGAAAATATAATAAATTTTTAAAGGAATTTATTAATAATCATTATAAGAATTAATATATTTTAATAATTAATATAACCTTAATTTAATAATAAAATTAAAATGATAATAAATTTTAATATTAACTTTTTTTATTATAGAATATCATTTTTATTATCAATTAAGGAGAAATCTTGAAAAAAACTTTTAAACTATCATTAGTTTTATGTTTAATGGGAGGAGGTATTAATTTAGCAGCTAATGATAATGCTACACTTGATACTATTGAAGTAAATGCGAATGCTATTGGTTATTCTAGTCTTGATTCGTTTGATATTAGCAATAAAAATGCTTCTCATATAAGAGATATTATGCGTGATATTCCTGGCGTTTATGTTGGTGGTACAAATAATTTAAACCAAAAACTTTATATGCGTGGTGTAAATGATAGGGGTATTAATATTACAATAGATGGTGCAAGACAGCGTGGAAATGTGTTTCATCATTCAGCTGATTTGATTTTAGATACTGATTTATTAAAATCAGTTGATGTTGGCGTAGGTGTGTTAAGTGTTGTAAATAGCTCTGGTGCTTTAGGTGGTTCGGTTGCATTTACTACTGCAAACGCATTTGATTTACTTGAAGATGGAAGCAATTTCGGTGGTAAAATCAAAACTTCTTATTCAAGCAATAATAAAGAATGGCAAAAGTCATTAACATCATACGGACAATACAACGGTTTTGGTTTATTAGGCTATGTAAATCATAAAGATTATGGATATGGCAAAGACGGCAATGGCAATGAAATAGGTGGAGATGGAAAAGACCTTAGCTATTTAATTAAAGCAAGCTTAGAAAAAGATGATAGCAAAGCAAATCTTAGTTTAGAGCATAATGAATATAAGGGTTTATATCCATTTAGAGCTGAATTTGGTGGAACTAACGCAGTTACAAAACAAAGATCGCAAGATTTAATAAATCAAAAAATGCTAAGAGACACCTATACAGCAAATTATAATTATAATCCTAGCGAATTAGTAGATTTAAACTTAAGAGCGTATTTAACTGAACACAGATTAAAATGGCTACCTTTTAGTGATGAATATGTGAAAGCAAACAACACTAGCACTAGAATTTTTGATGGTGGCGTAAGAACTTATGGTGTGTATTTGAATAATAAATCTATATTAGAAAATAGTGGATTTACACATACTTTTAAATATGGATATGAATTTTACAATACAAGCTCATTTATGAAAGAAAGCGGTAGCAAATCTTTAGATGCAAGTGGCAATCTAGTTACTAAAAATGTAAATCTAGCACCTAACGATAAAGCACAAAACCATTCATTCTATATAGAAGATACAATAGCTTATGGTAATTTAAGCGTAATTCCTGGAATTAGATTTGATTATTTTAAATTAACAACTCTTGCTGATAATTTAAAACAAACTTCTTATTCTTTTAAAAACGTTTCTCCTGCTATTGCAGTTGATTACAAGTTTAATAATGGCTTTAATTTATTTGCAGGGTATTCAAAAGTATTTAGAGGACCAGATCCGATTGAGTCTTTAAGACTTACAGAAGGTCAAGCTGCATCTATTATAGCTTCAAAAGATTTAGAGCCTGAAACAGGACATGCAAAAGAAATAGGATTTGGTTATAAGAATAGTTTTGATAGCCACAATGTAAATTTTATAGCTAAATACTTCCACACAGAATACCAAAATTTAATCAAAGAAATGGTTAGTACAACTGGTAAAAAAGGCGATCCAAGTTATGCTCGTGTTAATGGCGGTAAAGCAAATGTAAGTGGATTTGAACTTTTTGCAGGTTATAGCTATGAAGATTTTAAAACAAGCATAAGTTATACAACTCAAAAAACAGATTTAAGAAACAAAAACGACATTAAAGGTGGTGTTTTAGCATATAGCGATAGTGGCGATAAATATACATTTAATGCAGAATATTTCATTAGACCTATTGATTTAAACATAGGTTATAACTTGATTTATGTAACAAGTAAAAATATTGAAACTTTTGTGAAACCTAGTTATGCAGTAAGTGATGTTTATTTAAGTTATACACCTAGCTTTGCAAAGGGCTTAGAGCTTAATTTAAGCGTTAATAATATTTTCAATAAAGCATATTATTCACATTCACAAAGAGCATTTGGTAGTGATTCAAGAAACGATTGGGAAGCTGGTCGTGATGTAAGAATTAGCTTTAGCTATAAGTTTTAATATTATTTAAATTTGCGATTTAGAAATAAGTCGCAAATTATATAATGATAATAATTTTAAGTATATTTTAAGATTGTTATGTTTTAATAAAAATTTTTATAATTACTATCATAAAAGGATATGAATGTTTAAGAAAAAGTTAGCATTTTCTATGTTTTTACTTACAAGTAATTTTATCTTTGCTAATGAAAATATTATTTTAGATGAAGTTGTGGTAACTGCTAGTGGATATGAGCAAGATATCAAAAACGCACCTGCAACTATAAATATAATCACTCAAGATGATATAAAAAGCAAAAATATCCAAGATTTAGGACAAGCTTTAAAAAATATTGCAGGAATTGATGTAAGCTTTAACAATCAAGGAACTAGCAATTTTAGTATTCGTGGTTTTGGTAAGGATTATGTATTAGTTTTAGTAGATGGGAAAAGAAAAAACAGCATAGCAGGATTTTTTGACCACGATATTAGCCCAAGCGATGGTTTTGCAATTCCACCGATTGAAGCAATAGAAAGAATTGAAGTAATAAAAGGTGCTAGCTCAACTTTATACGGAAGTGATGCAGTAGGTGGTGTAATCAATATAATTACTAAGAAAAATACAAATAAATTTTATGCAAGTTTAAAGTTAAATACCCTTATAAACCAGCATAGTAAGTATGCAAATAGCGGTGGTTTTGAAACATTTTTAAACATTCCTATAACTGATAATTTTAGTTCAAGCTTTAGAGCAAAGTATTATAAAAAAGGTGCTTCAAAATTAGTTTATCCTAATGGTATTTTAGCAAGTAATCAAGGGGATAAATTACAAAATTATAATATAGGAACTAGACTTAATTATAATTTTTTAGACAATCATAATATATATTTTGATTATGAAAGAATTAATTCAGAGATTTTTTATATATCAGATAAGAGCGAAGAAAGAGATAAAAAAGTAATTCAAGATAATTTCGCATTAGATTATAAAGGCGAGATTGATACTACAAGTATAAATAGCTTTGCACAAACTAATCTAATAAAAGATAAAAGCGCTAATTCAAAAGGTAAAACAATAGTAATTGATAATAAGCTAATTCATCCTTTTGATTTTGATAAGTTTGGCATTGCGACTTTAAGTGCTGGGATTAATTATCAATATGAAGATTATAAGGGCGAAAGTGAAAATGAAAGTAAAATGCTAAATGATAAGAAATTAAGTCAGAAAACTTATTCGCCATATTTAGAATTAGAATATTTTTTGCCAGAAAATCTAACTATTACTCAAGGTTTAAGATATACAAAAAGCAATTTATTTGATAAAGAAATAAGCCCTAGAATTTATGCTAGTTATAATCTAAATGATAATTTTACTATTAAAGGTGGGGTTTCAAAAGGTTATAAATTACCAAAAATTAAAGAAATTTATAATGGCTTATTAGGAACAGTAAGAAGTGGTGGCAGAAATATTTATGGTAATCCTAATTTAAAGCCAGAAAATAGTATTAATTATGAATTAGGATTTTATGTTGATTATTTGGATAATAATTTTAGTGTAGTTGGATTTATTACAAAGCTTAAAAACGAAATAGCTCAAGAAAGATTTTCAGATGGTGATTTAATGCCAAATGGCTTAATTTGTGAAAAGCCAGCAAGCGCAAGAAATAATCACAAAGTTTGCAGAATTCCTATCAATAAAGATAAAAACACTACAAAAGGAATCGAACTAAGCTTTAAGAGCGCTAGTTTTAATGGCTTTAGTATTAATTCAAGTTATACATTTATGAATAAAACTTACGATGATAAAGAGAATAGATTTGGCACAAATAGGGTCGAAGGCTTGCCAAAGCATATAATTAACGCAACGCTAAATTATAAAAAAGATAAATTCTCATCATTTTTTCAAGCAAATGCTAGGCTTAATACATTAAAAGACTTTAGTGAAGCACCTATAAATAAGCCTAAATATAAAGATTTTTATACATTTGATTTAGGTTTTAATTATGATTTTACAAAGAATTCATCGCTTTCTTTTGTAGTTTATAACATTTTTGATAAGAATTACTTTAGTCCTTACGAATATGAAACAGGACAAAGAACAAAAACTATGGTTTGGGGCAATGAATATGAAGATTACACTAATAGAAGAAGCTTTTATTTAAGTTTCAAATATGATTTTTAAGGATAAATAATGATTAGTAATAAAACTTGGATGAAAATACATTTGTATTTAAGCTTATTTTTCTTGCCGATGGCATTAATTTATGCTGTTACGGGAGCTTTTTATATTTTTGGTTACGGAGTAAATGCTGGAGCAAATACTTTAGAAATTAAAATAAAAGATGAGGTAAATCACAATAACGCTAAAGATATAATGATAAATCTTATTAAAGAAAATAATTTAAAAATGCCAGATGATACAAGTGTAAAATTTGCAAGAAATACTTATTCTATGGGAACTTTAAATAATAAATACTTGATTAAATTAGGTAAAGATGAACATAGATTTTTATCTTTTGATAGGAATTTATATGGTGTTTTATTGCTTTTGCATAAATCTAATGGCGGATTTTGGTTTGATATTTTAGCAGTTGGTTTTGCTGTTGCTTTAGTGATTTTTTATATCTCAGGGCTTTTTTTAACAGCGTTTTGTAAAAGAGATAAAAAGGGTGCTTTAATATCTACAATTTTAGGCATTGTTATTACAGCATTATGTGTTTATTTTAGTATTTAGGAGAAGAGATGGAATTTTTAAAAGAATATTTGGATTATTTTGTTTTTGCTATTTTGTTTTTTATG
Protein-coding regions in this window:
- a CDS encoding TonB-dependent receptor — encoded protein: MFKKKLAFSMFLLTSNFIFANENIILDEVVVTASGYEQDIKNAPATINIITQDDIKSKNIQDLGQALKNIAGIDVSFNNQGTSNFSIRGFGKDYVLVLVDGKRKNSIAGFFDHDISPSDGFAIPPIEAIERIEVIKGASSTLYGSDAVGGVINIITKKNTNKFYASLKLNTLINQHSKYANSGGFETFLNIPITDNFSSSFRAKYYKKGASKLVYPNGILASNQGDKLQNYNIGTRLNYNFLDNHNIYFDYERINSEIFYISDKSEERDKKVIQDNFALDYKGEIDTTSINSFAQTNLIKDKSANSKGKTIVIDNKLIHPFDFDKFGIATLSAGINYQYEDYKGESENESKMLNDKKLSQKTYSPYLELEYFLPENLTITQGLRYTKSNLFDKEISPRIYASYNLNDNFTIKGGVSKGYKLPKIKEIYNGLLGTVRSGGRNIYGNPNLKPENSINYELGFYVDYLDNNFSVVGFITKLKNEIAQERFSDGDLMPNGLICEKPASARNNHKVCRIPINKDKNTTKGIELSFKSASFNGFSINSSYTFMNKTYDDKENRFGTNRVEGLPKHIINATLNYKKDKFSSFFQANARLNTLKDFSEAPINKPKYKDFYTFDLGFNYDFTKNSSLSFVVYNIFDKNYFSPYEYETGQRTKTMVWGNEYEDYTNRRSFYLSFKYDF
- a CDS encoding TonB-dependent receptor; the protein is MKKTFKLSLVLCLMGGGINLAANDNATLDTIEVNANAIGYSSLDSFDISNKNASHIRDIMRDIPGVYVGGTNNLNQKLYMRGVNDRGINITIDGARQRGNVFHHSADLILDTDLLKSVDVGVGVLSVVNSSGALGGSVAFTTANAFDLLEDGSNFGGKIKTSYSSNNKEWQKSLTSYGQYNGFGLLGYVNHKDYGYGKDGNGNEIGGDGKDLSYLIKASLEKDDSKANLSLEHNEYKGLYPFRAEFGGTNAVTKQRSQDLINQKMLRDTYTANYNYNPSELVDLNLRAYLTEHRLKWLPFSDEYVKANNTSTRIFDGGVRTYGVYLNNKSILENSGFTHTFKYGYEFYNTSSFMKESGSKSLDASGNLVTKNVNLAPNDKAQNHSFYIEDTIAYGNLSVIPGIRFDYFKLTTLADNLKQTSYSFKNVSPAIAVDYKFNNGFNLFAGYSKVFRGPDPIESLRLTEGQAASIIASKDLEPETGHAKEIGFGYKNSFDSHNVNFIAKYFHTEYQNLIKEMVSTTGKKGDPSYARVNGGKANVSGFELFAGYSYEDFKTSISYTTQKTDLRNKNDIKGGVLAYSDSGDKYTFNAEYFIRPIDLNIGYNLIYVTSKNIETFVKPSYAVSDVYLSYTPSFAKGLELNLSVNNIFNKAYYSHSQRAFGSDSRNDWEAGRDVRISFSYKF
- a CDS encoding PepSY-associated TM helix domain-containing protein is translated as MISNKTWMKIHLYLSLFFLPMALIYAVTGAFYIFGYGVNAGANTLEIKIKDEVNHNNAKDIMINLIKENNLKMPDDTSVKFARNTYSMGTLNNKYLIKLGKDEHRFLSFDRNLYGVLLLLHKSNGGFWFDILAVGFAVALVIFYISGLFLTAFCKRDKKGALISTILGIVITALCVYFSI
- a CDS encoding sialidase family protein — translated: MKQFILFFISTIICAWGGGYFSNLEYEINTNLQKTNIKEEKSEQIPNSKNPKSFHSSSLTMLKDNYLLITYFAGSKEGAKDVKIYANLKDNEKISDAFVLLDRQKLMSDTKEYIKKLGNPVLVTCNDKIHLFVVGVSFGGWANSKIYHYVSDINIIDFEFKQSLNLSPYLNISHLVKNNAINISFSDKQGFILPIYHELLNKYSLALVFDESGELLKINKITNKNGLFQPSVVALDNSKILFTFRADKKANNDLYTLTCDKYFKCSDLVKSNLKNYDNSVALFNANNKIYLVYNSDLTGLRNTLSLALMDKNSNFTKLYDIDKGDEMSYASVVNDDNSFYISYTHNRDFINLKQYLLKD